Part of the Verrucomicrobiota bacterium genome is shown below.
GCGGCGGGTTGCCGCGTCGAGCCAGGGATGGAGGGCGAAGCGGTTTTCGAGTCGGCGCCTTCGTCACCGCGACCTCGTGAGGGGGTGCCGACATGAGCGGACACAACGAGAATCCTGTCGCGGGTCTCTCCTCGGACCGGTTGGATGCTACCCACGAATTCTTGCGGGAACTCGAAAAGGCTGCCTCCGGGGAGGCGCGGATCCGGTGTGGCGAGCTTTTGGCCAAGCGCACCACGCTGCGGGTGGGCGGTCCGGCGGAATTCTTTGTCGAGCCTCGATCGGAAGCGGCGCTCGCGGGGGTGGTTCATCTTTGCCGACAGGAGGGCAAGCCAGTTTTTGTGTTGGGCCGGGGGTCGAATCTCTTGATCAGGGACGGAGGGATTCCGGGCGTGGTTCTCAGTTTGGGGGACGGGTGTTTTTCGAAAATCGAACCCTGGGAGAAGGGACTGCGCGTAGGAGCTGGAGCCAGGCTCAAGGATGTCGCGCATGCCGCGAGACGGCTTGGTTGGGCGGGGTTGGAGTTTTTGGAGGGCATTCCCGGCAGCGTGGGGGGAGCCTTGCGGATGAATGCCGGGGCCATGGGATCCGAGATTTTTGACCGGGTGGAGAGGGTGCGGAGCATGGATCGGGAGGGCATGATCCGGGAGCGGGTTCGCGGCGAGATCAAGGCGAGGTATCGTGGCTGTGCCTTGCTCGAGGAGGAGATTGCTTTGGGCGCCTGGTTTTGTGGCGAGCCCGCGGAGGAGCCGCGCATTCGAGAAGCGATGGAACGTTTCAATCGCAAGCGGTGGGAAACCCAGCCGCCGCAACCCAGCGCGGGCT
Proteins encoded:
- the murB gene encoding UDP-N-acetylmuramate dehydrogenase, which translates into the protein MSGHNENPVAGLSSDRLDATHEFLRELEKAASGEARIRCGELLAKRTTLRVGGPAEFFVEPRSEAALAGVVHLCRQEGKPVFVLGRGSNLLIRDGGIPGVVLSLGDGCFSKIEPWEKGLRVGAGARLKDVAHAARRLGWAGLEFLEGIPGSVGGALRMNAGAMGSEIFDRVERVRSMDREGMIRERVRGEIKARYRGCALLEEEIALGAWFCGEPAEEPRIREAMERFNRKRWETQPPQPSAGCIFRNPEGTPAGRLVDELGLKGSREGGARVSEVHGNFIVNEGGATASDVLKLIERIQRVVRDSRGIDLRTEVEIVGVDRAGAPSGGGRT